A single Ancylothrix sp. D3o DNA region contains:
- a CDS encoding CHAP domain-containing protein, translated as MKSTITPLNITPADILPNKAIKPGDVIVFSGVDIVSRLIQFVTRSPYSHVAIVISVEKGQIFIAESTLSGLDYKQQKLVEGVQIAALSNRITGASSIG; from the coding sequence ATGAAGTCAACCATCACACCTCTCAACATCACTCCAGCCGATATCCTACCAAACAAGGCCATTAAACCAGGCGATGTTATTGTGTTTTCGGGAGTTGATATCGTATCGAGGCTAATTCAATTTGTTACCCGCAGTCCTTATTCCCATGTCGCAATTGTCATTTCGGTGGAGAAAGGCCAAATTTTCATCGCTGAATCAACTTTATCTGGCTTGGATTATAAGCAGCAAAAGCTCGTTGAGGGCGTGCAGATAGCAGCGCTATCTAACAGAATTACCGGAGCATCTTCGATTGGATAA
- a CDS encoding carotenoid oxygenase family protein produces MTNMSTKPATQPAPTWATALRPSAAEFGPAILPLVAGQLPRRLQGSLYRNGPARLERNNQRMGHWFDGDGAVLGIHFTGTTATATYRYLKYSPSFRSGDS; encoded by the coding sequence ATGACGAATATGTCCACCAAACCCGCAACACAACCGGCCCCAACATGGGCGACAGCCCTACGACCGAGCGCCGCTGAATTTGGCCCGGCAATATTACCCTTAGTAGCCGGTCAACTTCCGCGCCGTTTACAGGGTTCTCTCTACCGAAATGGCCCTGCTCGTCTGGAAAGAAATAATCAGAGGATGGGACATTGGTTTGATGGCGATGGAGCAGTATTAGGAATTCATTTCACCGGCACAACGGCCACAGCCACATACCGTTACTTGAAATACTCACCGTCCTTTAGGAGCGGTGATTCTTGA
- a CDS encoding DNA-processing protein DprA: MSQSIEISKIDTLAQELATIQQTGSKRIALLGSRHVPITHQHLIEMMSYALVLSGNRIITSGATGTNAAAIRGAMRADPNMLTVILPQSLERQPAESREQLEQVMHLVENPGNDTLSLAEASALCNQEIVSRCQQLICFAFHDSHTLLHTCREAEEQRRVVTLFYFD, translated from the coding sequence TTGAGTCAATCCATAGAAATCTCAAAAATAGATACTCTGGCGCAAGAACTGGCAACGATCCAGCAAACCGGCTCAAAACGGATTGCGCTATTAGGTTCGCGTCATGTTCCCATTACCCACCAGCACCTCATTGAGATGATGAGTTACGCCCTGGTTTTATCAGGAAACCGTATCATCACTTCCGGCGCCACCGGCACAAATGCGGCTGCTATCCGAGGTGCCATGCGAGCCGATCCAAATATGCTGACGGTGATTTTACCCCAAAGTCTGGAACGCCAGCCAGCAGAATCACGCGAGCAGCTAGAACAGGTAATGCACTTAGTCGAAAATCCTGGCAATGATACGCTTTCTTTAGCAGAAGCGAGTGCTTTATGCAACCAAGAAATTGTCTCGCGTTGTCAGCAATTGATTTGTTTTGCATTCCACGACAGTCACACACTATTACACACTTGTCGGGAAGCTGAAGAACAGCGCCGTGTTGTGACTTTATTTTACTTTGATTGA